One stretch of Thalassovita sp. DNA includes these proteins:
- a CDS encoding NAD(P)/FAD-dependent oxidoreductase, producing MQKIVVVGAGQAGASLVAKLRSLGFEGEVTLIGAEPVLPYQRPPLSKAYLLGDMALERLYLRPESFYADNNITLRLGAEVTGIDRAAKSVQLAKGAIDYDALVLTTGSAPRHLPAAIGGALEGVHVVRGLADVDAMGPEFGEGKSVLIVGGGYIGLEAAAVAAKKGLKVTLVEMADRILQRVAAPETSDYFRALHQSHGVDILEGVGLTRLIGDTRVSGAELSDGTTLEVDFVIVGVGITPGTDLAEAAGLEIDNGIKTDALGRTSDPAIWAAGDCASFPYRDGRLRLESVPNAIDQAECVAENLLGAEKTYVPQPWFWSDQYDVKLQIAGLNTGYDRIITRAGDKDGAMSFWYYQGDTLLAVDAANDPRAYMVGKRLIDGGKSPAPDLLADPATDLKSLLRA from the coding sequence ATGCAGAAGATTGTTGTTGTGGGGGCCGGGCAGGCCGGGGCATCGCTGGTGGCCAAGCTGCGCAGCCTTGGATTTGAAGGTGAGGTGACCCTGATCGGGGCCGAACCCGTGCTGCCCTATCAACGGCCACCGCTGTCCAAGGCCTATCTGTTGGGCGATATGGCGCTGGAACGGCTCTACCTGCGGCCGGAAAGTTTCTATGCCGACAACAACATCACCCTGCGTCTGGGGGCTGAGGTCACCGGTATTGATCGCGCTGCTAAATCGGTGCAGCTGGCTAAGGGCGCGATTGACTATGACGCATTGGTCCTGACAACCGGGTCTGCGCCACGGCATCTGCCCGCCGCCATTGGTGGCGCGCTGGAGGGCGTGCATGTGGTGCGTGGTCTGGCGGATGTTGACGCGATGGGGCCTGAGTTTGGCGAAGGTAAATCGGTGTTGATCGTCGGCGGCGGTTATATCGGGCTGGAGGCTGCCGCGGTGGCCGCTAAGAAAGGCCTGAAGGTCACGCTGGTCGAAATGGCGGATCGCATTTTGCAACGTGTCGCGGCGCCCGAAACCTCGGATTACTTCCGCGCATTGCATCAATCACATGGGGTCGACATCCTGGAAGGTGTGGGGCTGACACGACTGATCGGCGACACGCGTGTCTCAGGTGCTGAACTAAGCGATGGCACCACGCTGGAGGTTGATTTTGTCATCGTTGGCGTTGGCATCACCCCCGGCACCGATCTGGCCGAAGCTGCCGGTCTGGAGATTGACAACGGGATCAAGACGGATGCGCTGGGGCGCACTTCGGATCCGGCGATCTGGGCGGCGGGGGACTGTGCCTCCTTCCCTTATCGGGACGGGCGTCTGCGCCTTGAATCGGTGCCGAATGCCATTGATCAGGCGGAATGTGTCGCCGAAAACCTGCTGGGAGCCGAAAAGACCTATGTGCCGCAGCCGTGGTTCTGGTCGGATCAGTATGACGTTAAGCTACAGATTGCCGGGCTGAACACCGGTTATGATCGCATCATCACCCGTGCTGGTGACAAGGACGGTGCAATGTCCTTCTGGTATTATCAGGGTGACACGCTGCTGGCGGTTGATGCAGCCAATGATCCCCGCGCCTACATGGTGGGCAAGCGTTTGATTGACGGGGGGAAATCGCCCGCGCCCGATCTGCTGGCAGATCCTGCCACGGACCTCAAATCGCTGCTGCGCGCATGA